Proteins from one Ipomoea triloba cultivar NCNSP0323 chromosome 1, ASM357664v1 genomic window:
- the LOC116006344 gene encoding uncharacterized protein LOC116006344 — translation MLDKLEISMPFVEAVTQILSYKKFLKNILGNKKKPEKSAVVDLNEGALTCAVLQHKLPPKLKDPGSFDIPCIIGGFVVGGALCDLGASVSLMPYSLCKRLNLGTPKLTSMTLQMADRSIKRPVGILEDVLVMIDQYFILGDFVVLDIEEDAKVPIILGMPFLAIAGALIDVRRGKIVMEMAENKIEFDIFKMAKHQPSYVDECYLIDGLGECIDESRKIELGDLHFFPIDPEPPEKSSVLKQRKKFFGPDGFYKRWMRELSKFKRPPNRLVSNPT, via the coding sequence ATGTTAGATAAGCTGGAgatctccatgccttttgttgaagcaGTGACTCAGATTCTATCGTACAAGAAGTTTCTGAAGAATATCTTAGGCAATAAGAAAAAGCCAGAGAAGAGTGCGGTGGTGGATCTGAATGAGGGAGCATTGACCTGTGCAGTTCTTCAACATAAACTACCTCCTAAACTGAAAGATCCGGGGAGTTTTGATATTCCTTGCATCATTGGTGGTTTTGTTGTCGGTGGTGCCCTGTGTGATTTGGGTGCCAGTGTTAGCCTCATGCCATATTCTCTATGTAAGAGGCTCAACTTGGGCACACCAAAGCTTACCTCCATGACTTTACAGATGGCGGATCGTTCCATTAAGCGACCAGTGGGGATTCTGGAGGATGTCCTGGTCATGATTGATCAGTATTTTATACTAGGGGATTTCGTTGTGCTGGATATAGAGGAGGATGCCAAGGTTCCTATTATACTTGGTATGCCTTTTCTAGCTATTGCAGGTGCTCTTATTGATGTGAGGAGAGGAAAAATCGTGATGGAAATGGCTGAGAACAAGATCGAGTTCgacatattcaaaatggcgAAACACCAGCCCTCGTATGTTGATGAATGTTACCTGATAGATGGGCTGGGAGAGTGCATTGACGAAAGCAGAAAGATTGAGTTAGGGGACTTGCATTTTTTCCCTATTGATCCTGAACCTCCTGAAAAGTCAAGTGTGctgaaacaaagaaaaaagttCTTTGGTCCTGATGGTTTCTACAAAAGATGGATGAGGGAGCTATCTAAGTTTAAAAGGCCACCGAATCGTTTGGTCTCAAATCCCACCTGA